One region of Oryza sativa Japonica Group chromosome 5, ASM3414082v1 genomic DNA includes:
- the LOC136356585 gene encoding probable prolyl 4-hydroxylase 4, with protein sequence MAPVRLGAPTSGALLLLVLLLICGGGGGGGVAAGGGGGGGGGKGSSVYPAPVVYPHHSRQISWKPRVFLYQHFLSDDEANHLVSLARTELKRSAVADNLSGKSELSDARTSSGTFIRKSQDPIVAGIEEKIAAWTFLPKENGEDIQVLRYKHGEKYERHYDYFSDNVNTLRGGHRIATVLMYLTDVAEGGETVFPLAEEFTESGTNNEDSTLSECAKKGVAVKPRKGDALLFFNLSPDASKDSLSLHAGCPVIKGEKWSATKWIRVASFDKVYHTQGNCTDDNESCEKWAALGECIKNPEYMIGTAALPGYCRKSCNIC encoded by the exons ATGGCTCCGGTGCGGCTCGGGGCTCCCACTTCCGGCGCCCTGCTGCTTCttgtcctcctcctcatctgcggcggcggcggaggcggtggcgttgCTGCCgggggtggaggcggaggtggaggcgggaaGGGGAGCTCGGTGTACCCGGCGCCCGTGGTGTACCCGCACCACTCCCGCCAGATCTCCTGGAAGCCCAG GGTGTTCCTCTACCAGCATTTCctcagcgacgacgaggccaaCCACCTCGTCTCCCTC gcGAGAACGGAGCTCAAGAGGTCAGCGGTGGCTGATAACCTGTCCGGCAAGAGCGAGCTCAGCGACGCCCGCACCAGCTCCGGCACCTTCATCCGCAAGAGCCAG GATCCAATTGTTGCTGGTATAGAGGAAAAAATTGCTGCGTGGACATTTCTTCCTAAAG AGAATGGTGAGGATATCCAAGTGTTAAGGTATAAGCACGGCGAGAAGTATGAACGGCACTATGATTACTTCAGCGACAATGTTAACACTCTCCGTGGTGGTCATCGCATAGCTACTGTTCTTATGTACTTAACAGATGTTGCAGAAGGTGGAGAAACAGTTTTCCCTCTAGCTGAG GAGTTTACAGAAAGTGGCACAAACAATGAAGATTCAACCTTGTCAGAATGTGCTAAAAAAGGTGTTGCAG TGAAACCACGAAAAGGGGATGCACTTCTGTTCTTCAACCTTAGCCCAGATGCTTCAAAAGATTCATTGAGCCTCCACGCTGGATGCCCAGTCATAAAGGGTGAGAAATGGTCTGCTACAAAGTGGATTCGTGTAGCCTCATTCGACAAGGTTTATCACACACAAGGCAATTGCACTGACGACAATGAGAGTTGTGAAAAATGGGCTGCCTTGGGAGAGTGCATAAAGAACCCAGAATACATGATTGGAACAGCAGCATTACCAGGTTACTGCAGGAAGAGTTGCAACATATGTTAG